The Catenulispora sp. GP43 genome has a window encoding:
- a CDS encoding fasciclin domain-containing protein, translated as MFSTRSKTAAALLCSAAIAVSASACSSSTSKPAAAPAASSSSSMPVAASSSSSDMSTGSTGSADAPFGTACSAVPSTGPGSFTGMATDPVATAASHNPVLSTLVTAVGAAGVGDTLNSAPGITVFAPTNDAFAKIPADTLKSVLADKAQLTKILTYHVVSGRLSPSQLAGTHTTLEGGTVTVTGSGQSFKVDNANVVCGNVQTANATVYIVDSVLMPPTS; from the coding sequence ATGTTCTCCACCCGCAGCAAGACCGCCGCCGCCCTGCTGTGCTCGGCGGCGATCGCGGTGAGCGCGAGCGCGTGCAGCAGCAGTACGAGCAAGCCCGCCGCCGCTCCGGCCGCGTCGTCGTCGAGCTCGATGCCGGTCGCCGCCTCGTCCAGCTCCTCGGACATGAGCACCGGCTCGACGGGCTCGGCCGACGCGCCGTTCGGCACGGCCTGCTCGGCGGTGCCCAGCACCGGCCCGGGCAGCTTCACCGGCATGGCCACCGACCCGGTCGCCACCGCCGCCTCGCACAACCCGGTGCTGTCCACGCTGGTGACGGCGGTCGGGGCCGCGGGCGTGGGGGACACCCTCAACTCCGCGCCGGGCATCACGGTCTTCGCGCCGACCAACGACGCGTTCGCCAAGATCCCGGCCGACACCCTCAAGTCGGTCCTGGCCGACAAGGCCCAGCTGACCAAGATCCTGACGTACCACGTCGTGTCCGGGCGGCTCTCGCCGAGCCAGCTGGCCGGCACGCATACCACGCTGGAGGGCGGCACGGTCACCGTCACCGGATCCGGCCAGTCGTTCAAGGTCGACAACGCGAACGTGGTCTGCGGCAACGTGCAGACCGCGAACGCCACCGTGTACATCGTCGACTCGGTGCTGATGCCGCCGACCAGCTGA
- a CDS encoding deoxyribodipyrimidine photo-lyase — translation MPSSSSPSRAAVAVFTRDLRVHDNPVLAAAAASSDGRVVPLFVLDGGILPRISPTRRRFLEESLADLDAGLRRLGGRLVLRSGDVVAEVCRIAHEADAAEVHMACDVTAYAHERQDALASALRAQGAELHLHDQVHTIQPPGDLRPGDRDHFSVFTPYWRRWAEIPLRPPATAPHLSVPDIAGQELPIPADAERAGGLRGGETQGRKRAEQWLDKTVEEYEGIHDDLAADATSKLSPYLHFGCLSATELAARAGRDHPGSGAEAFLRQLCWRDFHHQVLAARPDAPHTDLRPRGPWRDDPEALAAWSEGRTGIPIVDAGMRQLAAEGWMHNRARLITASFLTKTLGIDWRPGAVHFAHHLLDADVANNVLNWQWVAGTGMDTRPNRVLNPLRQAARYDPAGEYVRRYVPELADVADPGHVHEPWRLGESALKERDYPAPIVEVGGGKVGKRVDEPGEALF, via the coding sequence ATGCCTTCGTCGTCGTCACCTTCGCGGGCCGCGGTCGCGGTGTTCACCCGTGATCTGCGAGTCCATGACAACCCGGTCCTCGCCGCCGCGGCGGCGTCCTCCGACGGGCGGGTGGTGCCGTTGTTCGTGCTCGACGGCGGCATCCTGCCGCGGATCAGCCCGACGCGGCGAAGGTTCCTGGAGGAGTCGCTGGCCGATCTGGACGCCGGGCTCCGCCGGCTCGGCGGGCGCCTGGTGCTCCGCTCCGGCGATGTCGTCGCAGAGGTCTGCCGGATCGCGCACGAGGCGGACGCCGCCGAGGTCCACATGGCCTGCGACGTCACGGCCTACGCGCACGAGCGCCAGGACGCCCTCGCCTCGGCGCTGCGGGCCCAGGGCGCCGAACTCCATCTGCACGACCAGGTCCACACCATCCAGCCGCCCGGCGATCTGCGGCCCGGCGACCGCGACCACTTCTCGGTCTTCACCCCCTACTGGCGGCGCTGGGCCGAGATCCCGCTGCGTCCGCCGGCGACCGCGCCGCACCTGAGCGTGCCGGACATCGCCGGCCAGGAGCTGCCGATCCCCGCGGACGCCGAGCGGGCCGGGGGACTGCGCGGCGGCGAGACCCAGGGCCGCAAACGGGCCGAGCAGTGGCTGGACAAGACGGTGGAGGAGTACGAGGGCATCCACGACGACCTCGCCGCCGACGCCACCTCGAAGCTGTCGCCGTACCTGCACTTCGGCTGCCTGTCAGCCACCGAACTCGCCGCCCGGGCCGGTCGCGACCACCCCGGCTCCGGCGCCGAGGCCTTCCTGCGCCAGCTGTGCTGGCGCGATTTCCACCACCAGGTCCTCGCGGCCCGCCCCGACGCCCCGCACACCGACCTGCGTCCGCGCGGCCCGTGGCGCGACGACCCCGAGGCCCTGGCCGCCTGGTCCGAGGGCCGCACCGGCATCCCGATCGTCGACGCCGGCATGCGCCAACTCGCCGCCGAGGGCTGGATGCACAACCGCGCGCGCCTGATCACCGCGAGCTTCCTGACCAAGACCCTGGGCATCGACTGGCGTCCCGGCGCGGTGCACTTCGCGCACCACCTGCTCGACGCGGACGTCGCCAACAACGTCCTGAACTGGCAGTGGGTCGCCGGAACCGGCATGGACACCCGCCCCAACCGGGTGCTGAACCCACTGCGGCAGGCGGCGCGGTACGACCCGGCGGGGGAGTACGTGCGGCGCTATGTGCCCGAACTCGCCGACGTCGCCGATCCGGGGCACGTGCACGAACCCTGGCGGCTCGGCGAGAGCGCTTTGAAGGAGCGCGACTATCCGGCGCCGATCGTCGAGGTGGGCGGCGGAAAGGTGGGCAAGCGCGTGGACGAGCCCGGCGAGGCGCTGTTCTGA
- a CDS encoding DUF4097 family beta strand repeat-containing protein, with protein MNTFATASPVLVVLDIPAGRVRLVAGERAESTVEVLPAEASKKRDVKAAEQTSVEFADGVLRVVTAEAGRLLGSGSVDVTIQVPAGSRLQGKAAAAELYGTGRLGEVVFDGGYRTVDLAEVAGLRLTVHTGEVTVGRLTGPARISNGTGDITVAEAVAGAVELRTEAGSITVRAAHGVAATLDAGTSRGRITNALANSEGADAALTIKATTSTGDITATSL; from the coding sequence ATGAACACCTTCGCCACCGCCAGCCCGGTCCTCGTGGTCCTGGACATCCCGGCGGGCCGGGTCCGGCTGGTCGCCGGCGAGCGCGCCGAGTCCACGGTCGAGGTGCTGCCGGCCGAGGCCTCGAAGAAGCGGGACGTGAAGGCCGCCGAGCAGACCTCGGTCGAGTTCGCCGACGGCGTGCTGCGCGTCGTCACCGCCGAGGCCGGCCGTCTGCTCGGCTCGGGCTCGGTGGACGTGACGATCCAGGTCCCCGCCGGCTCCCGGCTCCAGGGCAAGGCCGCCGCGGCCGAGCTCTACGGCACCGGCCGGCTCGGTGAGGTCGTCTTCGACGGCGGGTACCGCACGGTGGACCTCGCCGAGGTCGCCGGCCTCCGGCTCACGGTGCACACCGGCGAGGTCACCGTCGGGCGGCTCACCGGTCCGGCGCGGATCAGCAACGGCACCGGCGACATCACCGTCGCCGAGGCGGTCGCCGGCGCGGTCGAGCTGCGCACCGAGGCGGGCAGCATCACCGTGCGCGCCGCCCACGGCGTCGCGGCCACCTTGGACGCCGGCACCAGCCGCGGCCGGATCACCAACGCGCTGGCGAACAGCGAGGGTGCCGACGCCGCGCTGACCATCAAGGCCACCACGTCCACCGGCGACATCACGGCCACCAGCCTGTGA
- a CDS encoding DUF2000 domain-containing protein: MPMSEAALPRFEKCAIVVDGALPTGLAMNAAAVLALSIGDAYGESALGPEVKDRDGQLHHPITEVPLPVLKADPQVLRGIVAKALAEPDVFLVDFTASAQAARDYGSYMQAMQDTGAEEHVYVGVAVVGAKKAVQKLSGSLPLYR, encoded by the coding sequence ATGCCGATGTCCGAAGCCGCCCTGCCCCGTTTCGAGAAGTGCGCGATCGTCGTCGACGGGGCGCTGCCCACGGGGCTGGCGATGAACGCCGCGGCCGTCCTGGCGCTCTCGATCGGCGACGCGTACGGCGAATCCGCGCTGGGACCGGAGGTCAAGGACCGCGACGGCCAGCTGCACCACCCGATCACCGAGGTACCGCTGCCGGTCCTCAAGGCCGACCCGCAGGTGCTGCGCGGCATCGTCGCCAAGGCGCTCGCGGAGCCGGACGTGTTCCTGGTGGACTTCACCGCCTCGGCCCAGGCGGCCCGGGACTACGGCTCGTACATGCAGGCCATGCAGGACACGGGCGCCGAGGAGCACGTGTACGTCGGCGTCGCGGTGGTCGGCGCGAAGAAGGCGGTGCAGAAGCTGAGCGGCAGCCTGCCGCTCTACCGCTGA
- a CDS encoding Lrp/AsnC family transcriptional regulator, with translation MTDLDAIDSALLALLQNDGRRTNRELATMLNIAPSTCLERMRSLRRRGLIVGYHAQVDLAAIGRTLQALIAVRVRPPNRAVIDGFRAFVEQLPEVLSVFVVSGGDDFLIHVAVKDTDQLQALVLDKLTRRKELADVRTSLVYEHLRKTEIAPL, from the coding sequence GTGACCGATTTAGACGCCATTGATTCGGCGCTGCTGGCGCTTTTGCAGAACGATGGACGGCGTACGAACCGCGAGCTGGCCACGATGCTGAACATCGCCCCGTCGACCTGTCTGGAGCGGATGCGCTCCCTGCGCCGGCGCGGCCTGATCGTCGGGTACCACGCGCAGGTGGACCTGGCGGCCATCGGCCGGACGCTGCAAGCGCTCATCGCGGTGCGGGTCAGGCCGCCGAACCGGGCCGTCATCGACGGGTTCCGGGCGTTCGTGGAGCAGCTGCCCGAGGTGCTGTCGGTGTTCGTGGTGTCCGGCGGCGACGACTTCCTGATCCATGTCGCCGTCAAGGACACCGATCAGCTCCAGGCTCTGGTGCTGGACAAGCTGACGCGGCGCAAGGAACTCGCGGACGTGAGGACGTCGCTCGTGTACGAGCACTTGCGCAAGACAGAGATCGCACCGCTATAA
- a CDS encoding transcriptional regulator produces the protein MITGPGPDGQAEPDEAFGTLPKLKLAAFLAGCAEAEFGTVAETCAIAAPTLSKAATALEEAGYVRIRKGHVGRRPRTWLSLTADGRAAFDRHLAALARLTEAGRAQAAQVEEE, from the coding sequence GTGATCACCGGGCCGGGACCTGACGGACAGGCCGAGCCGGACGAGGCCTTCGGGACGCTGCCCAAGCTGAAGCTGGCCGCGTTCCTGGCCGGGTGCGCCGAGGCGGAGTTCGGGACGGTCGCGGAGACCTGCGCCATCGCCGCGCCGACACTGTCTAAGGCGGCGACGGCGTTGGAGGAGGCGGGATACGTCCGCATCCGCAAGGGCCACGTCGGCCGGCGGCCGCGCACCTGGCTGTCGTTGACGGCCGACGGACGCGCCGCCTTCGACCGGCACCTGGCGGCGCTGGCCCGCCTCACCGAGGCGGGGCGGGCACAGGCCGCACAGGTGGAAGAGGAATAG
- a CDS encoding NAD(P)/FAD-dependent oxidoreductase — MTGSAPGRDARREQVAVIGSGVAGLTASYLLQRRYDVLLFEADSRLGGHAHTHEVAESGRILSVDSGFIVHNRRTYPHLIRLFDELGVATQPTEMSMSVRCEGCGLEYAGAKGPRGLLATPGRALRPGFVRMLLEVRRFHREARQLLADTPRPAASGITLREFLAAGGYSRFFADHFILPLVSAVWSSGRETAERYPAAYLFQFLNHHGMLAVTGSPSWRTVTGGSKTYVDRTVKNLHAVHLSTPVRSLSRTGDGVRIRDDADEVHTVAKVVVATHSDQALRLLADPSPTERAVLGAIPYSVNETVLHTDTGMLPSTRAAYSSWNYLLPSCSGGGAAAPDGTPHGTPHGAPDRAVVTYAMNQLHHLDAPIEYLVTMNATDRIDPARVIDRMRYEHPVYTPESVAAQARLAELTTARTAYAGAYHGWGFHEDGCASGVAAAAAFGVTW; from the coding sequence GTGACCGGTTCGGCACCAGGGCGGGACGCCCGCCGCGAGCAGGTCGCGGTGATCGGATCCGGCGTCGCCGGACTCACGGCGTCCTACCTGCTCCAGCGCCGCTACGACGTGCTGCTGTTCGAAGCCGACAGTCGCCTCGGCGGCCACGCGCACACCCACGAGGTGGCCGAGTCCGGCCGCATATTGTCGGTGGACAGCGGCTTCATCGTCCACAACCGCCGCACCTATCCGCACCTCATCCGGCTGTTCGACGAGCTCGGCGTGGCCACCCAGCCGACCGAGATGTCGATGAGCGTGCGCTGCGAGGGCTGCGGCCTGGAGTACGCCGGCGCCAAGGGCCCGCGCGGCCTGCTGGCCACCCCGGGCCGGGCGCTGCGGCCGGGGTTCGTGCGGATGCTGCTGGAGGTGCGCAGGTTCCACCGCGAGGCGCGGCAGCTGCTGGCGGACACGCCTCGGCCGGCGGCGTCGGGCATCACTCTGCGGGAGTTCCTGGCCGCCGGCGGCTATTCGCGCTTCTTCGCCGACCACTTCATCCTGCCGCTGGTCTCGGCGGTGTGGTCCTCGGGCCGCGAGACCGCCGAACGCTACCCGGCCGCCTACCTGTTCCAGTTCCTCAACCACCACGGGATGCTGGCCGTCACCGGTTCACCGAGCTGGCGGACGGTCACCGGCGGTTCGAAAACCTACGTGGACCGGACGGTGAAGAACCTGCACGCGGTCCACCTGAGCACCCCGGTGCGGTCGCTGAGCCGTACCGGGGACGGCGTGCGGATCCGCGACGACGCCGACGAGGTGCACACCGTCGCCAAGGTCGTCGTCGCGACCCACTCCGACCAGGCGTTGCGGCTGCTCGCCGATCCGAGCCCGACGGAGCGGGCGGTGCTCGGGGCGATCCCGTACTCGGTCAACGAGACGGTGCTGCACACCGACACCGGGATGCTGCCCTCGACGCGGGCGGCGTACAGCTCGTGGAACTACCTGCTGCCGTCCTGCTCCGGCGGCGGCGCGGCGGCCCCGGACGGAACGCCGCACGGAACGCCGCACGGAGCGCCGGACCGGGCCGTTGTCACCTACGCGATGAACCAGCTGCACCACCTCGACGCGCCGATCGAGTACCTGGTCACGATGAACGCCACCGACCGGATCGACCCGGCCAGGGTGATCGACCGCATGCGCTACGAGCACCCGGTGTACACCCCGGAGTCGGTCGCGGCGCAGGCACGGCTGGCGGAGCTGACCACCGCGCGCACCGCGTACGCCGGCGCCTATCACGGCTGGGGCTTCCACGAGGACGGCTGCGCCTCGGGGGTGGCGGCGGCGGCGGCTTTCGGGGTGACGTGGTGA
- a CDS encoding DUF1365 domain-containing protein — protein sequence MRSAALYECRIRHTRRGAVANDFTYSSYLWLVDLDDLPHLPGPLRPFAGFVPADHFSGHDLSIRAGLEDFLADRGVFLRDGRVLMLTAARVFGYVFNPLTVYWCRDAEERLVCVVAEVHNTYGGRHAYLLFPDDKGRADVAKDFYVSPFLPIDGGVYRMRVPEPGERLSLAIRLDLPEAPPFVASVHGERRAATGRELLRLAARHPMAPLAVAARIRRQGIALFLRGLPVVPRTRTARSGGR from the coding sequence GTGAGGTCGGCCGCGTTGTACGAGTGCCGCATCCGCCATACGCGGCGCGGCGCGGTCGCCAACGACTTCACGTACTCCTCCTACCTGTGGCTGGTCGATCTCGACGACCTGCCGCACCTGCCCGGCCCGCTGCGTCCGTTCGCCGGGTTCGTCCCCGCCGACCACTTCTCGGGCCACGACCTGAGCATCCGCGCGGGATTGGAGGACTTCCTCGCCGATCGCGGCGTGTTCCTCCGCGACGGCAGGGTGCTGATGCTCACGGCGGCCCGGGTGTTCGGGTACGTATTCAATCCGCTGACCGTCTACTGGTGCCGCGACGCCGAGGAGCGGCTGGTGTGCGTCGTCGCCGAAGTGCACAACACCTACGGCGGACGCCACGCCTACCTGCTGTTCCCCGACGACAAGGGCCGCGCGGACGTCGCCAAGGACTTCTACGTCTCGCCGTTCCTGCCGATCGACGGCGGCGTCTACCGGATGCGCGTCCCCGAACCCGGCGAGCGGCTGAGCCTGGCGATCCGGCTGGACCTGCCCGAGGCGCCGCCGTTCGTGGCCAGCGTGCACGGCGAGCGCCGGGCCGCGACCGGCCGCGAACTGCTGCGCCTGGCCGCCCGGCACCCGATGGCGCCGCTCGCGGTCGCCGCGCGGATCCGGCGGCAGGGAATCGCGTTGTTCCTGCGCGGTCTGCCGGTGGTACCCCGAACGCGAACCGCAAGATCTGGAGGACGATGA
- a CDS encoding DUF1295 domain-containing protein: MRAESVGAFAAVSAIDAAVLLIAFSGVFVVGMARGRHRYVDAVWGSAFALVAVVTAALTTDHGDGWRRWLLAVCTVVWGLRLSVHIARRGRGAPEDPRYAAMLAKAGGNPAWTAFTRVYLLQAVLVWFISLPVQVGLVATGASGAGLTAAVIGVALWLLGLGFETVGDWQLARFKADPANRGRLMTEGLWRYTRHPNYFGDACVWWGLFLIGVGAWPTLLTILSPVLMTWLLTSGSGKPLVEAHLKATRPGYAEYAARTSGFIPRPPQT; this comes from the coding sequence ATGCGGGCCGAATCCGTGGGGGCCTTCGCCGCCGTCTCGGCGATCGACGCGGCGGTGCTGCTGATCGCGTTCAGCGGCGTGTTCGTCGTCGGCATGGCCCGGGGACGCCACCGCTACGTCGACGCCGTCTGGGGATCGGCGTTCGCGCTGGTCGCCGTCGTCACAGCGGCGCTGACGACCGATCACGGCGACGGCTGGCGCCGCTGGCTGCTGGCGGTCTGCACGGTGGTGTGGGGGCTGCGGCTCTCGGTCCACATCGCGCGGCGCGGACGCGGCGCCCCGGAGGACCCCCGCTACGCCGCGATGCTGGCCAAGGCCGGCGGCAACCCGGCCTGGACCGCCTTCACCCGGGTCTACCTGCTGCAGGCGGTCCTGGTCTGGTTCATCTCCCTGCCGGTGCAGGTCGGTCTTGTGGCGACCGGCGCGTCAGGTGCGGGTCTGACGGCAGCCGTGATCGGGGTGGCGCTGTGGCTGCTCGGACTCGGCTTCGAAACCGTCGGCGACTGGCAGCTGGCCCGCTTCAAAGCCGACCCCGCGAACCGCGGCCGCCTCATGACCGAAGGCTTGTGGCGCTACACGAGGCACCCGAACTACTTCGGCGACGCCTGCGTGTGGTGGGGCCTGTTCCTCATCGGCGTGGGCGCCTGGCCCACGCTGCTGACGATCCTGTCGCCGGTGCTGATGACGTGGCTGCTGACGTCCGGAAGCGGCAAGCCGTTGGTGGAGGCGCATCTGAAGGCGACGCGTCCCGGGTACGCCGAGTACGCGGCGCGTACCAGTGGTTTCATTCCCAGGCCGCCGCAGACCTAG
- a CDS encoding DUF6461 domain-containing protein, with translation MYGPTTGLPETVIDAIAQVAAAELNRVAQLVPPSPAAELGRLGRPQPDRGPLGPRSARVLMPSGVQQGSAARAGMAGLQPLLAERLLGALELTVAALDLPVPQLVQVLPDGGPSGRRALTVAVGSQGEMVSELSKLDGLVPGATDMVASVVAAVAEHPLVAPQLTGTGSDEAGIAAAHGARHLALTVVVATIVLRPLWPAVTAPAIIGTALGVVAPILRDASMPASYAEAALAKRRAEYLMPRYGNGRAVVADHVFTLAEGPLESTADFSENGLVAVLPNGIAVRTAQESGSVSVGLHVVKEPPEPDASRWDEIVEVGWRAPAGGAALSGSGETTQISQAVQITPPWPGEYRARVCASGRDGENHHESYQVVVWRAEAADPVVHKHSDRLGYSLRGEAAPPVVRTPDEVYHWIERSHLSQAATVTFVAGKSGSEVLRAFGADESAPAPIREFERRHYSNTDPWACVLDVPGGAVAVEFNGWEGSNRPVLRAASSPDTLAASMFWNINAVRRFSLARNGNVLTNTDLYLDEIDAPEALELLADLDVEGRHRNAVGLLAASRFTGVWLSAEDLDRIQAVDIGYPILPLLPELYAERRLPDGSRSWPGQGPLGADTDRLATLPDDELREFAWWVAAFAVEHSEHSEHSELSEHSVLTATLAARSFSPEAEELARRSQLHDHNKHRWLWTTLHQATNPDPLGAAIRALDAARNAVAGHAAELLEQAQARLPGQAVR, from the coding sequence ATGTACGGGCCGACGACCGGGCTTCCGGAGACCGTGATCGACGCGATCGCGCAGGTGGCGGCGGCGGAACTGAACCGGGTGGCGCAACTGGTTCCGCCCTCGCCGGCGGCCGAGCTGGGCCGGCTCGGCCGGCCGCAGCCCGACCGCGGTCCGCTCGGGCCGCGGTCGGCCCGGGTTCTGATGCCGTCGGGCGTCCAGCAAGGCTCGGCGGCCAGGGCCGGGATGGCCGGCCTCCAGCCGTTGCTCGCCGAGCGGTTGCTCGGCGCCCTGGAGCTGACGGTGGCGGCACTGGATCTCCCCGTGCCGCAGCTGGTTCAGGTTCTGCCGGACGGCGGCCCTTCCGGCCGCAGGGCCCTCACCGTGGCGGTCGGGAGCCAGGGCGAGATGGTCTCGGAGCTGTCCAAACTGGACGGCCTCGTGCCCGGTGCCACCGACATGGTGGCCTCCGTCGTCGCCGCCGTCGCCGAGCACCCCTTGGTGGCTCCCCAGTTGACCGGCACCGGTTCGGACGAGGCCGGCATCGCCGCGGCCCACGGTGCGCGGCACCTGGCACTGACCGTCGTGGTCGCCACGATCGTGCTGCGGCCGCTGTGGCCCGCCGTCACCGCCCCCGCGATCATCGGTACGGCGCTCGGGGTCGTGGCGCCGATCCTGCGTGACGCGTCCATGCCCGCCTCCTACGCCGAAGCCGCGCTGGCCAAGCGCCGGGCCGAATACCTGATGCCGCGCTACGGCAACGGCCGGGCCGTCGTCGCCGATCACGTCTTCACCCTGGCCGAAGGGCCGCTCGAATCCACTGCGGACTTCTCGGAGAACGGTCTGGTCGCGGTGCTCCCCAACGGGATCGCCGTTCGTACCGCACAGGAATCCGGTTCCGTCTCCGTCGGATTGCATGTGGTCAAGGAGCCACCGGAGCCGGATGCCTCCAGGTGGGACGAGATCGTCGAGGTCGGCTGGCGCGCCCCGGCCGGCGGCGCGGCGCTGTCCGGCAGCGGCGAGACCACCCAGATATCTCAGGCAGTACAGATCACGCCCCCGTGGCCCGGCGAGTATCGGGCTCGGGTCTGCGCATCCGGCCGGGACGGCGAGAACCATCATGAGTCCTACCAAGTCGTGGTCTGGCGCGCGGAGGCCGCTGATCCCGTGGTCCACAAGCATTCCGACCGGCTCGGGTATTCACTGCGGGGCGAAGCCGCGCCGCCGGTTGTCCGTACCCCCGATGAGGTCTACCACTGGATCGAGCGCAGCCACCTGTCCCAGGCCGCCACGGTCACCTTCGTCGCGGGCAAGTCCGGTTCCGAGGTCTTGCGCGCTTTCGGTGCCGACGAGTCCGCGCCGGCCCCGATTCGCGAGTTCGAGCGCCGGCACTACAGCAACACCGATCCGTGGGCCTGTGTGCTGGACGTACCCGGCGGCGCGGTCGCCGTCGAGTTCAACGGCTGGGAAGGCAGTAACAGGCCGGTGCTGCGCGCTGCGTCGTCCCCGGACACGCTGGCCGCGAGCATGTTCTGGAACATCAACGCCGTGCGCCGGTTCTCCTTGGCCCGCAACGGAAACGTGCTGACCAACACCGATCTGTACCTGGACGAGATCGACGCCCCGGAAGCCCTGGAACTCTTGGCAGACCTCGATGTGGAGGGTCGGCACCGTAACGCCGTCGGGTTGCTGGCCGCCAGCCGGTTCACCGGCGTCTGGCTCTCGGCCGAGGATCTGGACCGCATCCAGGCCGTCGACATCGGCTACCCGATCCTGCCGCTGCTGCCCGAGTTGTACGCGGAGCGGCGCCTGCCGGACGGCTCACGCAGCTGGCCCGGCCAGGGCCCGCTCGGTGCGGACACCGACCGCCTGGCCACGCTGCCCGATGACGAACTGCGCGAGTTCGCATGGTGGGTCGCGGCCTTCGCCGTCGAGCACTCCGAGCACTCCGAGCATTCCGAGCTGTCCGAGCACTCGGTCCTCACCGCGACGCTGGCCGCCCGGTCCTTCTCACCCGAAGCCGAGGAACTGGCCCGCCGCTCCCAACTCCACGACCACAACAAGCACCGATGGCTCTGGACGACCCTGCACCAGGCCACCAACCCCGATCCGCTGGGCGCCGCCATCCGGGCCCTGGACGCGGCACGCAACGCCGTGGCCGGCCATGCCGCCGAACTGCTGGAGCAGGCACAGGCCCGGCTGCCCGGGCAAGCCGTTCGGTAG